Proteins encoded together in one Branchiostoma lanceolatum isolate klBraLanc5 chromosome 11, klBraLanc5.hap2, whole genome shotgun sequence window:
- the LOC136445274 gene encoding F-BAR domain only protein 2-like isoform X1: MSFFADNFWGEKNNGFDVVYHNMKHGQISVKEMVEYLRESASVQELNSKSWNKLAKQAANSSQQGTFSPVWQIIRMMNEKMASVYSELVHRLQEVAKELQKYGEEQKNKHKSVKEEVQPTADVVTSFQSTTAAVLKAKENYNTRCLEYERLKREGASPKEVEKAEAKFTKAKEDYTQLVQKYENTRLDFNKKMTDSTNQFQEIEEIHLSYMFDIIAKYAQCFHHAHFTIMQIEEDFKRQSEDLGIQKLIQNFAEGKGTGTEKPAVIEFEECDLSSLPPAISMESVENNGKEMPVVEKAVEKLTKKKESFLKSKKKKDKKKKKKEQTDNVSTGSPDREDGEVVPPDILVDEEGYRIKPSEEPQNAKRKDSFYSSSDEDSDDEGVSGKFRVEIKPPVVKDRHATAGDSLEELKATVGGLTLSPSPAASVKLRKEASRQQLQRSRSESQSQEDVFTYFDSMSTAGLGTSTLNSNSKPSNDLLGLDLFSSPLGTAPPISAASFSQSHSASASPEPWGLGSPTSELPPALPAKQRQLTPSTLPVQPSVTPPPGAGDASSVLPEQEKVPRPPLPGAQPVLPLPPKTAKPLPAPRQQPSPDDMIPGHVSPPIHVTSAAPLARAESLSSISSGTFSTAGTPTAGTSRGPSPLPAGSGTETVIPVAAAFSETVNAFFKGTDQDKCMVKITGDLMMSFPHGIISALTTNPTLTPLTFRIKNSSRLEQVLPNKTLITLDPTQSQLDAQAYTFNMPALLMYLKQQADQNIGASYYNIGIMKYQMKTPAGIQNTPLTLVAYWKCEPLSTEIRIDYAYNEPAFPLATALTNVTIHLPVDGGVTNVQSIPNATWNAEAKRALWKIPEISKASEGGGISTLRAKFDLSEGPSKPMTMAVKFNSEGTTLSGLELELVGAAYRASLVKKRFAAGKYMCDSL; encoded by the exons GACGTTCTCTCCTGTATGGCAGATCATCCGTATGATGAACGAGAAGATGGCCTCTGTGTACAGCGAGTTGGTGCACAGGCTGCAGGAGGTGGCCAAGGAACTACAGAAGTACGGGGAGGAGCAGAAGAACAAACACAAATCT GTAAAGGAAGAAGTTCAGCCCACAGCAGACGTGGTCACAAGTTTCCAGAGCACAACTGCTGCTGTTCTCAAG GCGAAAGAAAACTACAACACAAGATGTCTTGAGTATGAGAGGTTAAAGAGAGAAGGGGCTAGTCCAAAGGAAGTGGAGAAG GCAGAAGCTAAGTTTACAAAAGCAA AGGAAGACTACACACAACTAGTTCAAAAGTATGAGAACACAAGATTAGATTTTAACAAGaagatgacagattcaacaaat CAATTTCAAGAAATAGAAGAAATCCACCTTAGTTATATGTTTGACATCATCGCTAAATATGCCCAGTGTTTCCACCATGCACACTTCACGATAATGCAG ATTGAAGAAGACTTTAAGAGGCAATCAGAAGATCTCGGCATTCAGAAACTCATTCAGAACTTTGCAGAAGGCAAAGGCACAGGCACAGAAAAGCCAG CTGTGATAGAGTTTGAGGAGTGTGACTTGTCGTCCCTTCCCCCGGCCATCTCCATGGAGTCTGTAGAGAACAATGGGAAGGAAATGCCTGTAGTAGAGAAGGCAGTGGAAAAACTCAccaagaagaaagaaa GTTTCCTGAAATccaagaagaaaaaagacaagaaaaagaagaagaaagaacagACAGACAATGTATCCAC TGGTTCTCCTGACAGAGAAGATGGAGAGGTG GTTCCACCAGACATACTGGTTGATGAAGAGGGTTACAGAATCAAACCTTCAGAGGAGCCGCAAAATG CAAAGAGAAAGGACAGTTTCTATTCCAGCAGCGATGAAGATTCCGATGATGAGGGGGTCAGTGGGAAATTCCGCGTGGAAATCAAACCACCCGTTGTGAAGGACAGACACGCTACGGCAGGAGACTCTCTGGAAGAGCTCAAAGCAACCGTAGGGGGGTTGACTCTCTCACCCTCCCCAGCA GCTTCTGTGAAGCTGCGTAAGGAAGCCA GTAGACAACAGTTACAGAGGTCCAGATCAGAGTCCCAGAGTCAGGAAGA CGTGTTTACTTACTTCGACAGTATGAGCACGGCAGGCCTCGGCACCTCCACCCTCAACAGTAACAGTAAACCCAGCAACGACCTGCTGGGCCTTGACCTCTTCAGCTCACCCCTGGGCACTGCCCCGCCTATCTCAGCAGCTTCCTTCTCACAGTCACACTCAG CATCAGCCTCTCCAGAACCGTGGGGTTTGGGTTCTCCGACGTCTGAGCTCCCCCCAGCCCTGCCTGCCAAGCAGCGGCAGCTCACCCCCAGTACTCTGCCTGTACAGCCGTCTGTTACCCCTCCCCCTGGGGCAGGGGATGCCAGCAG TGTCCTCCCGGAGCAGGAGAAGGTGCCCCGACCCCCCTTGCCTGGGGCCCAGCCTGTCCTCCCCCTACCCCCCAAAACGGCAAAACCCCTCCCTGCTCCCAGGCAACAGCCCAGTCCAGACGACATG ATACCTGGCCATGTCAGCCCTCCCATCCACGTCACCAGTGCGGCTCCGCTGGCCCGAGCAGAGAGCCTGTCCTCCATCTCCTCCGGAACCTTCAGCACGGCCGGGACACCGACCGCGGGAACTTCCAGAGGGCCGTCACCTCTCCCCGCAGGCAGCGGTACGGAGACGGTGATCCCGGTGGCGGCAGCCTTCAGCGAGACGGTCAATGCTTTCTTCAAGGGAACAGACCAGGACAA GTGTATGGTGAAGATAACAGGTGACCTGATGATGTCATTCCCTCACGGTATCATCAGCGCCCTGACAACCAACCCCACTCTGACCCCACTGACCTTCAGAATAAAGAACAGCTCCAGACTGGAGCAGGTGCTGCCAAACAAGACTCTCATTACACT AGACCCAACCCAAAGCCAGTTAGATGCCCAGGCCTACACTTTCAACATGCCTGCCTTGCTGATGTACCTGAAACAGCAGGCAGATCAGAACATCGGGGCCAGCTACTACAACATCGGCATCATGAAGtaccag ATGAAAACCCCTGCAGGAATCCAGAACACCCCTCTCACGCTGGTTGCGTACTGGAAGTGCGAACCCCTGTCCACAGAGATCAGAATAGACTACGCTTACAACGAACCAGCGTTTCCGCTGGCAACAGCACTGACCAATGTGACCATACACCTCCCAGTGGACGGAGGAGTGACCAATGTCCAGTCTATTCCAAATGCTACATG GAACGCTGAAGCCAAAAGAGCACTGTGGAAGATTCCAGAAATCTCAAAAGCATCAGAAGGAGGAG GAATCAGCACCCTTCGAGCCAAGTTTGACCTGAGCGAGGGACCCAGTAAACCGATGACCATGGCTGTGAAGTTCAACAGTGAAGGAACAACGCTGTCAGGACTGGAGTTGGAACTGGTGGGGGCCGCCTACAGAGCCTCTCTCGTCAAGAAGAGGTTCGCTGCAG GAAAGTACATGTGTGACAGCCTGTAG
- the LOC136445274 gene encoding F-BAR domain only protein 2-like isoform X3, producing the protein MSFFADNFWGEKNNGFDVVYHNMKHGQISVKEMVEYLRESASVQELNSKSWNKLAKQAANSSQQGTFSPVWQIIRMMNEKMASVYSELVHRLQEVAKELQKYGEEQKNKHKSVKEEVQPTADVVTSFQSTTAAVLKAKENYNTRCLEYERLKREGASPKEVEKAEAKFTKAKEDYTQLVQKYENTRLDFNKKMTDSTNQFQEIEEIHLSYMFDIIAKYAQCFHHAHFTIMQIEEDFKRQSEDLGIQKLIQNFAEGKGTGTEKPAVIEFEECDLSSLPPAISMESVENNGKEMPVVEKAVEKLTKKKESFLKSKKKKDKKKKKKEQTDNVSTGSPDREDGEVVPPDILVDEEGYRIKPSEEPQNAKRKDSFYSSSDEDSDDEGVSGKFRVEIKPPVVKDRHATAGDSLEELKATVGGLTLSPSPAASVKLRKEASRQQLQRSRSESQSQEDMSTAGLGTSTLNSNSKPSNDLLGLDLFSSPLGTAPPISAASFSQSHSASASPEPWGLGSPTSELPPALPAKQRQLTPSTLPVQPSVTPPPGAGDASSVLPEQEKVPRPPLPGAQPVLPLPPKTAKPLPAPRQQPSPDDMIPGHVSPPIHVTSAAPLARAESLSSISSGTFSTAGTPTAGTSRGPSPLPAGSGTETVIPVAAAFSETVNAFFKGTDQDKCMVKITGDLMMSFPHGIISALTTNPTLTPLTFRIKNSSRLEQVLPNKTLITLDPTQSQLDAQAYTFNMPALLMYLKQQADQNIGASYYNIGIMKYQMKTPAGIQNTPLTLVAYWKCEPLSTEIRIDYAYNEPAFPLATALTNVTIHLPVDGGVTNVQSIPNATWNAEAKRALWKIPEISKASEGGGISTLRAKFDLSEGPSKPMTMAVKFNSEGTTLSGLELELVGAAYRASLVKKRFAAGKYMCDSL; encoded by the exons GACGTTCTCTCCTGTATGGCAGATCATCCGTATGATGAACGAGAAGATGGCCTCTGTGTACAGCGAGTTGGTGCACAGGCTGCAGGAGGTGGCCAAGGAACTACAGAAGTACGGGGAGGAGCAGAAGAACAAACACAAATCT GTAAAGGAAGAAGTTCAGCCCACAGCAGACGTGGTCACAAGTTTCCAGAGCACAACTGCTGCTGTTCTCAAG GCGAAAGAAAACTACAACACAAGATGTCTTGAGTATGAGAGGTTAAAGAGAGAAGGGGCTAGTCCAAAGGAAGTGGAGAAG GCAGAAGCTAAGTTTACAAAAGCAA AGGAAGACTACACACAACTAGTTCAAAAGTATGAGAACACAAGATTAGATTTTAACAAGaagatgacagattcaacaaat CAATTTCAAGAAATAGAAGAAATCCACCTTAGTTATATGTTTGACATCATCGCTAAATATGCCCAGTGTTTCCACCATGCACACTTCACGATAATGCAG ATTGAAGAAGACTTTAAGAGGCAATCAGAAGATCTCGGCATTCAGAAACTCATTCAGAACTTTGCAGAAGGCAAAGGCACAGGCACAGAAAAGCCAG CTGTGATAGAGTTTGAGGAGTGTGACTTGTCGTCCCTTCCCCCGGCCATCTCCATGGAGTCTGTAGAGAACAATGGGAAGGAAATGCCTGTAGTAGAGAAGGCAGTGGAAAAACTCAccaagaagaaagaaa GTTTCCTGAAATccaagaagaaaaaagacaagaaaaagaagaagaaagaacagACAGACAATGTATCCAC TGGTTCTCCTGACAGAGAAGATGGAGAGGTG GTTCCACCAGACATACTGGTTGATGAAGAGGGTTACAGAATCAAACCTTCAGAGGAGCCGCAAAATG CAAAGAGAAAGGACAGTTTCTATTCCAGCAGCGATGAAGATTCCGATGATGAGGGGGTCAGTGGGAAATTCCGCGTGGAAATCAAACCACCCGTTGTGAAGGACAGACACGCTACGGCAGGAGACTCTCTGGAAGAGCTCAAAGCAACCGTAGGGGGGTTGACTCTCTCACCCTCCCCAGCA GCTTCTGTGAAGCTGCGTAAGGAAGCCA GTAGACAACAGTTACAGAGGTCCAGATCAGAGTCCCAGAGTCAGGAAGA TATGAGCACGGCAGGCCTCGGCACCTCCACCCTCAACAGTAACAGTAAACCCAGCAACGACCTGCTGGGCCTTGACCTCTTCAGCTCACCCCTGGGCACTGCCCCGCCTATCTCAGCAGCTTCCTTCTCACAGTCACACTCAG CATCAGCCTCTCCAGAACCGTGGGGTTTGGGTTCTCCGACGTCTGAGCTCCCCCCAGCCCTGCCTGCCAAGCAGCGGCAGCTCACCCCCAGTACTCTGCCTGTACAGCCGTCTGTTACCCCTCCCCCTGGGGCAGGGGATGCCAGCAG TGTCCTCCCGGAGCAGGAGAAGGTGCCCCGACCCCCCTTGCCTGGGGCCCAGCCTGTCCTCCCCCTACCCCCCAAAACGGCAAAACCCCTCCCTGCTCCCAGGCAACAGCCCAGTCCAGACGACATG ATACCTGGCCATGTCAGCCCTCCCATCCACGTCACCAGTGCGGCTCCGCTGGCCCGAGCAGAGAGCCTGTCCTCCATCTCCTCCGGAACCTTCAGCACGGCCGGGACACCGACCGCGGGAACTTCCAGAGGGCCGTCACCTCTCCCCGCAGGCAGCGGTACGGAGACGGTGATCCCGGTGGCGGCAGCCTTCAGCGAGACGGTCAATGCTTTCTTCAAGGGAACAGACCAGGACAA GTGTATGGTGAAGATAACAGGTGACCTGATGATGTCATTCCCTCACGGTATCATCAGCGCCCTGACAACCAACCCCACTCTGACCCCACTGACCTTCAGAATAAAGAACAGCTCCAGACTGGAGCAGGTGCTGCCAAACAAGACTCTCATTACACT AGACCCAACCCAAAGCCAGTTAGATGCCCAGGCCTACACTTTCAACATGCCTGCCTTGCTGATGTACCTGAAACAGCAGGCAGATCAGAACATCGGGGCCAGCTACTACAACATCGGCATCATGAAGtaccag ATGAAAACCCCTGCAGGAATCCAGAACACCCCTCTCACGCTGGTTGCGTACTGGAAGTGCGAACCCCTGTCCACAGAGATCAGAATAGACTACGCTTACAACGAACCAGCGTTTCCGCTGGCAACAGCACTGACCAATGTGACCATACACCTCCCAGTGGACGGAGGAGTGACCAATGTCCAGTCTATTCCAAATGCTACATG GAACGCTGAAGCCAAAAGAGCACTGTGGAAGATTCCAGAAATCTCAAAAGCATCAGAAGGAGGAG GAATCAGCACCCTTCGAGCCAAGTTTGACCTGAGCGAGGGACCCAGTAAACCGATGACCATGGCTGTGAAGTTCAACAGTGAAGGAACAACGCTGTCAGGACTGGAGTTGGAACTGGTGGGGGCCGCCTACAGAGCCTCTCTCGTCAAGAAGAGGTTCGCTGCAG GAAAGTACATGTGTGACAGCCTGTAG
- the LOC136445274 gene encoding F-BAR domain only protein 2-like isoform X4, producing MSFFADNFWGEKNNGFDVVYHNMKHGQISVKEMVEYLRESASVQELNSKSWNKLAKQAANSSQQGTFSPVWQIIRMMNEKMASVYSELVHRLQEVAKELQKYGEEQKNKHKSVKEEVQPTADVVTSFQSTTAAVLKAKENYNTRCLEYERLKREGASPKEVEKAEAKFTKAKEDYTQLVQKYENTRLDFNKKMTDSTNQFQEIEEIHLSYMFDIIAKYAQCFHHAHFTIMQIEEDFKRQSEDLGIQKLIQNFAEGKGTGTEKPAVIEFEECDLSSLPPAISMESVENNGKEMPVVEKAVEKLTKKKESFLKSKKKKDKKKKKKEQTDNVSTGSPDREDGEVVPPDILVDEEGYRIKPSEEPQNAKRKDSFYSSSDEDSDDEGVSGKFRVEIKPPVVKDRHATAGDSLEELKATVGGLTLSPSPALIKQRNLKRRQQLQRSRSESQSQEDMSTAGLGTSTLNSNSKPSNDLLGLDLFSSPLGTAPPISAASFSQSHSASASPEPWGLGSPTSELPPALPAKQRQLTPSTLPVQPSVTPPPGAGDASSVLPEQEKVPRPPLPGAQPVLPLPPKTAKPLPAPRQQPSPDDMIPGHVSPPIHVTSAAPLARAESLSSISSGTFSTAGTPTAGTSRGPSPLPAGSGTETVIPVAAAFSETVNAFFKGTDQDKCMVKITGDLMMSFPHGIISALTTNPTLTPLTFRIKNSSRLEQVLPNKTLITLDPTQSQLDAQAYTFNMPALLMYLKQQADQNIGASYYNIGIMKYQMKTPAGIQNTPLTLVAYWKCEPLSTEIRIDYAYNEPAFPLATALTNVTIHLPVDGGVTNVQSIPNATWNAEAKRALWKIPEISKASEGGGISTLRAKFDLSEGPSKPMTMAVKFNSEGTTLSGLELELVGAAYRASLVKKRFAAGKYMCDSL from the exons GACGTTCTCTCCTGTATGGCAGATCATCCGTATGATGAACGAGAAGATGGCCTCTGTGTACAGCGAGTTGGTGCACAGGCTGCAGGAGGTGGCCAAGGAACTACAGAAGTACGGGGAGGAGCAGAAGAACAAACACAAATCT GTAAAGGAAGAAGTTCAGCCCACAGCAGACGTGGTCACAAGTTTCCAGAGCACAACTGCTGCTGTTCTCAAG GCGAAAGAAAACTACAACACAAGATGTCTTGAGTATGAGAGGTTAAAGAGAGAAGGGGCTAGTCCAAAGGAAGTGGAGAAG GCAGAAGCTAAGTTTACAAAAGCAA AGGAAGACTACACACAACTAGTTCAAAAGTATGAGAACACAAGATTAGATTTTAACAAGaagatgacagattcaacaaat CAATTTCAAGAAATAGAAGAAATCCACCTTAGTTATATGTTTGACATCATCGCTAAATATGCCCAGTGTTTCCACCATGCACACTTCACGATAATGCAG ATTGAAGAAGACTTTAAGAGGCAATCAGAAGATCTCGGCATTCAGAAACTCATTCAGAACTTTGCAGAAGGCAAAGGCACAGGCACAGAAAAGCCAG CTGTGATAGAGTTTGAGGAGTGTGACTTGTCGTCCCTTCCCCCGGCCATCTCCATGGAGTCTGTAGAGAACAATGGGAAGGAAATGCCTGTAGTAGAGAAGGCAGTGGAAAAACTCAccaagaagaaagaaa GTTTCCTGAAATccaagaagaaaaaagacaagaaaaagaagaagaaagaacagACAGACAATGTATCCAC TGGTTCTCCTGACAGAGAAGATGGAGAGGTG GTTCCACCAGACATACTGGTTGATGAAGAGGGTTACAGAATCAAACCTTCAGAGGAGCCGCAAAATG CAAAGAGAAAGGACAGTTTCTATTCCAGCAGCGATGAAGATTCCGATGATGAGGGGGTCAGTGGGAAATTCCGCGTGGAAATCAAACCACCCGTTGTGAAGGACAGACACGCTACGGCAGGAGACTCTCTGGAAGAGCTCAAAGCAACCGTAGGGGGGTTGACTCTCTCACCCTCCCCAGCA TTAATAAAGCAACGCAATCTCAAAc GTAGACAACAGTTACAGAGGTCCAGATCAGAGTCCCAGAGTCAGGAAGA TATGAGCACGGCAGGCCTCGGCACCTCCACCCTCAACAGTAACAGTAAACCCAGCAACGACCTGCTGGGCCTTGACCTCTTCAGCTCACCCCTGGGCACTGCCCCGCCTATCTCAGCAGCTTCCTTCTCACAGTCACACTCAG CATCAGCCTCTCCAGAACCGTGGGGTTTGGGTTCTCCGACGTCTGAGCTCCCCCCAGCCCTGCCTGCCAAGCAGCGGCAGCTCACCCCCAGTACTCTGCCTGTACAGCCGTCTGTTACCCCTCCCCCTGGGGCAGGGGATGCCAGCAG TGTCCTCCCGGAGCAGGAGAAGGTGCCCCGACCCCCCTTGCCTGGGGCCCAGCCTGTCCTCCCCCTACCCCCCAAAACGGCAAAACCCCTCCCTGCTCCCAGGCAACAGCCCAGTCCAGACGACATG ATACCTGGCCATGTCAGCCCTCCCATCCACGTCACCAGTGCGGCTCCGCTGGCCCGAGCAGAGAGCCTGTCCTCCATCTCCTCCGGAACCTTCAGCACGGCCGGGACACCGACCGCGGGAACTTCCAGAGGGCCGTCACCTCTCCCCGCAGGCAGCGGTACGGAGACGGTGATCCCGGTGGCGGCAGCCTTCAGCGAGACGGTCAATGCTTTCTTCAAGGGAACAGACCAGGACAA GTGTATGGTGAAGATAACAGGTGACCTGATGATGTCATTCCCTCACGGTATCATCAGCGCCCTGACAACCAACCCCACTCTGACCCCACTGACCTTCAGAATAAAGAACAGCTCCAGACTGGAGCAGGTGCTGCCAAACAAGACTCTCATTACACT AGACCCAACCCAAAGCCAGTTAGATGCCCAGGCCTACACTTTCAACATGCCTGCCTTGCTGATGTACCTGAAACAGCAGGCAGATCAGAACATCGGGGCCAGCTACTACAACATCGGCATCATGAAGtaccag ATGAAAACCCCTGCAGGAATCCAGAACACCCCTCTCACGCTGGTTGCGTACTGGAAGTGCGAACCCCTGTCCACAGAGATCAGAATAGACTACGCTTACAACGAACCAGCGTTTCCGCTGGCAACAGCACTGACCAATGTGACCATACACCTCCCAGTGGACGGAGGAGTGACCAATGTCCAGTCTATTCCAAATGCTACATG GAACGCTGAAGCCAAAAGAGCACTGTGGAAGATTCCAGAAATCTCAAAAGCATCAGAAGGAGGAG GAATCAGCACCCTTCGAGCCAAGTTTGACCTGAGCGAGGGACCCAGTAAACCGATGACCATGGCTGTGAAGTTCAACAGTGAAGGAACAACGCTGTCAGGACTGGAGTTGGAACTGGTGGGGGCCGCCTACAGAGCCTCTCTCGTCAAGAAGAGGTTCGCTGCAG GAAAGTACATGTGTGACAGCCTGTAG
- the LOC136445274 gene encoding F-BAR domain only protein 2-like isoform X2, translated as MSFFADNFWGEKNNGFDVVYHNMKHGQISVKEMVEYLRESASVQELNSKSWNKLAKQAANSSQQGTFSPVWQIIRMMNEKMASVYSELVHRLQEVAKELQKYGEEQKNKHKSVKEEVQPTADVVTSFQSTTAAVLKAKENYNTRCLEYERLKREGASPKEVEKAEAKFTKAKEDYTQLVQKYENTRLDFNKKMTDSTNQFQEIEEIHLSYMFDIIAKYAQCFHHAHFTIMQIEEDFKRQSEDLGIQKLIQNFAEGKGTGTEKPAVIEFEECDLSSLPPAISMESVENNGKEMPVVEKAVEKLTKKKESFLKSKKKKDKKKKKKEQTDNVSTGSPDREDGEVVPPDILVDEEGYRIKPSEEPQNAKRKDSFYSSSDEDSDDEGVSGKFRVEIKPPVVKDRHATAGDSLEELKATVGGLTLSPSPALIKQRNLKRRQQLQRSRSESQSQEDVFTYFDSMSTAGLGTSTLNSNSKPSNDLLGLDLFSSPLGTAPPISAASFSQSHSASASPEPWGLGSPTSELPPALPAKQRQLTPSTLPVQPSVTPPPGAGDASSVLPEQEKVPRPPLPGAQPVLPLPPKTAKPLPAPRQQPSPDDMIPGHVSPPIHVTSAAPLARAESLSSISSGTFSTAGTPTAGTSRGPSPLPAGSGTETVIPVAAAFSETVNAFFKGTDQDKCMVKITGDLMMSFPHGIISALTTNPTLTPLTFRIKNSSRLEQVLPNKTLITLDPTQSQLDAQAYTFNMPALLMYLKQQADQNIGASYYNIGIMKYQMKTPAGIQNTPLTLVAYWKCEPLSTEIRIDYAYNEPAFPLATALTNVTIHLPVDGGVTNVQSIPNATWNAEAKRALWKIPEISKASEGGGISTLRAKFDLSEGPSKPMTMAVKFNSEGTTLSGLELELVGAAYRASLVKKRFAAGKYMCDSL; from the exons GACGTTCTCTCCTGTATGGCAGATCATCCGTATGATGAACGAGAAGATGGCCTCTGTGTACAGCGAGTTGGTGCACAGGCTGCAGGAGGTGGCCAAGGAACTACAGAAGTACGGGGAGGAGCAGAAGAACAAACACAAATCT GTAAAGGAAGAAGTTCAGCCCACAGCAGACGTGGTCACAAGTTTCCAGAGCACAACTGCTGCTGTTCTCAAG GCGAAAGAAAACTACAACACAAGATGTCTTGAGTATGAGAGGTTAAAGAGAGAAGGGGCTAGTCCAAAGGAAGTGGAGAAG GCAGAAGCTAAGTTTACAAAAGCAA AGGAAGACTACACACAACTAGTTCAAAAGTATGAGAACACAAGATTAGATTTTAACAAGaagatgacagattcaacaaat CAATTTCAAGAAATAGAAGAAATCCACCTTAGTTATATGTTTGACATCATCGCTAAATATGCCCAGTGTTTCCACCATGCACACTTCACGATAATGCAG ATTGAAGAAGACTTTAAGAGGCAATCAGAAGATCTCGGCATTCAGAAACTCATTCAGAACTTTGCAGAAGGCAAAGGCACAGGCACAGAAAAGCCAG CTGTGATAGAGTTTGAGGAGTGTGACTTGTCGTCCCTTCCCCCGGCCATCTCCATGGAGTCTGTAGAGAACAATGGGAAGGAAATGCCTGTAGTAGAGAAGGCAGTGGAAAAACTCAccaagaagaaagaaa GTTTCCTGAAATccaagaagaaaaaagacaagaaaaagaagaagaaagaacagACAGACAATGTATCCAC TGGTTCTCCTGACAGAGAAGATGGAGAGGTG GTTCCACCAGACATACTGGTTGATGAAGAGGGTTACAGAATCAAACCTTCAGAGGAGCCGCAAAATG CAAAGAGAAAGGACAGTTTCTATTCCAGCAGCGATGAAGATTCCGATGATGAGGGGGTCAGTGGGAAATTCCGCGTGGAAATCAAACCACCCGTTGTGAAGGACAGACACGCTACGGCAGGAGACTCTCTGGAAGAGCTCAAAGCAACCGTAGGGGGGTTGACTCTCTCACCCTCCCCAGCA TTAATAAAGCAACGCAATCTCAAAc GTAGACAACAGTTACAGAGGTCCAGATCAGAGTCCCAGAGTCAGGAAGA CGTGTTTACTTACTTCGACAGTATGAGCACGGCAGGCCTCGGCACCTCCACCCTCAACAGTAACAGTAAACCCAGCAACGACCTGCTGGGCCTTGACCTCTTCAGCTCACCCCTGGGCACTGCCCCGCCTATCTCAGCAGCTTCCTTCTCACAGTCACACTCAG CATCAGCCTCTCCAGAACCGTGGGGTTTGGGTTCTCCGACGTCTGAGCTCCCCCCAGCCCTGCCTGCCAAGCAGCGGCAGCTCACCCCCAGTACTCTGCCTGTACAGCCGTCTGTTACCCCTCCCCCTGGGGCAGGGGATGCCAGCAG TGTCCTCCCGGAGCAGGAGAAGGTGCCCCGACCCCCCTTGCCTGGGGCCCAGCCTGTCCTCCCCCTACCCCCCAAAACGGCAAAACCCCTCCCTGCTCCCAGGCAACAGCCCAGTCCAGACGACATG ATACCTGGCCATGTCAGCCCTCCCATCCACGTCACCAGTGCGGCTCCGCTGGCCCGAGCAGAGAGCCTGTCCTCCATCTCCTCCGGAACCTTCAGCACGGCCGGGACACCGACCGCGGGAACTTCCAGAGGGCCGTCACCTCTCCCCGCAGGCAGCGGTACGGAGACGGTGATCCCGGTGGCGGCAGCCTTCAGCGAGACGGTCAATGCTTTCTTCAAGGGAACAGACCAGGACAA GTGTATGGTGAAGATAACAGGTGACCTGATGATGTCATTCCCTCACGGTATCATCAGCGCCCTGACAACCAACCCCACTCTGACCCCACTGACCTTCAGAATAAAGAACAGCTCCAGACTGGAGCAGGTGCTGCCAAACAAGACTCTCATTACACT AGACCCAACCCAAAGCCAGTTAGATGCCCAGGCCTACACTTTCAACATGCCTGCCTTGCTGATGTACCTGAAACAGCAGGCAGATCAGAACATCGGGGCCAGCTACTACAACATCGGCATCATGAAGtaccag ATGAAAACCCCTGCAGGAATCCAGAACACCCCTCTCACGCTGGTTGCGTACTGGAAGTGCGAACCCCTGTCCACAGAGATCAGAATAGACTACGCTTACAACGAACCAGCGTTTCCGCTGGCAACAGCACTGACCAATGTGACCATACACCTCCCAGTGGACGGAGGAGTGACCAATGTCCAGTCTATTCCAAATGCTACATG GAACGCTGAAGCCAAAAGAGCACTGTGGAAGATTCCAGAAATCTCAAAAGCATCAGAAGGAGGAG GAATCAGCACCCTTCGAGCCAAGTTTGACCTGAGCGAGGGACCCAGTAAACCGATGACCATGGCTGTGAAGTTCAACAGTGAAGGAACAACGCTGTCAGGACTGGAGTTGGAACTGGTGGGGGCCGCCTACAGAGCCTCTCTCGTCAAGAAGAGGTTCGCTGCAG GAAAGTACATGTGTGACAGCCTGTAG